Within Armatimonadota bacterium, the genomic segment GGAAGCGCAAGGCACGCCGATCGCCGTGCTGTCGGGGGACGACGAAGCGAGGCTCGGCCTGCTTTCTGTGGCCCAGGATCCGATGTTTGCGGGCATCGAATCTCTAGCCATGATCGACGTCGGAGGACAGAGCACCGAAATCGTCTGCGCGCTTCGAACCGAATCGGGTGGCATTGTCGAGGAGTTCCGCAACAGCTATCCGGTTGGCACTCTCGGGCTGATGAGCGGCCCGCTCCAAGCGGAGTGCCCCTCTGGCCCGGATCTGCTTCTGGCTTCGGCTCTGATCGACGATCAGTTCACGGCCAATCCGCCGCCACCTGCCAAGGGCGTCCCCGTCGCCGTTGGCGCGACGGGGACCAACCTCGTCTCCATCCGTGAGAAACTCCCCCGTTGGGAGCCCGACCGCGTACACGGCGCCAGGCTCGGATTTGCCGAAATCTCTCTCGAAGTCGCGCGCCTGAGCGCCCTGAATCTGGCGCAACGAAGCGACCTGATCGGCATCGAACCTGGGCGGGAAGCGACCCTGCCGGCTGGAGCGCTCATCCTGGAGCGTTCCCTGCAAGCCCTCAATGCAGACGCATGCCTCGTCAGCGTCCGTGGGTGGCGGCACGCGCTGATTTCCGAGATGGGCGATTGATTGACCCAAATCGAGGCTCACATCTCGGCTCTAGGTCCAAAGAGCTTCCGATTTTGGGTTTTTCGGAATATGGAACGAAACCACCACGGACTCCAAACCTCACAGATCGTCTGGAACGCGAGTCTCCAGACTCGCACAAGGTCCGCGAATCTCCAGATTCGCGCCCTGCCGGGGCCATCAACAAGCTTCACTCGTCTACGCGCGAGAAGTAGATAATCGTGATGAGGTGTTCGGGCGTCACGAAGTCCCCGTAGATGCGCGACAGAAGCTCGATAATCTCCTCTTCGCTCCGAATCTCGGGGCTTTCAGCCTTGATGTCGCGCGGCGAGAGCTCACAGACCTTTTTCACCTCGACTCGGTCGATGATCGCCGAAAAAAGTTTTTGTCGGCGGCCAAAACGGGGGCCAACGGTGACCCAAACGATCATGCCGTTGCT encodes:
- a CDS encoding ASCH domain-containing protein, which produces MFALNFYTDLYGDLLRHNRKSATIRLGDKSAKYSNGMIVWVTVGPRFGRRQKLFSAIIDRVEVKKVCELSPRDIKAESPEIRSEEEIIELLSRIYGDFVTPEHLITIIYFSRVDE